The Natronobacterium texcoconense genome includes the window CCGGGAGCGAACGAAGTGAGCGACCGGGCCGAGGAATCCCTCGAAACCGCGGCTAAGCCGCGGTTGAGGGGGTGACACTGGCTTTTCATCGACGTTTTGCCGAGCGAACGAGCGAAGCGAGTGAGCGCAGCGCAAAAGGTCGGTTAGGACAACTGCTTCGACACCCACTCGAGGTTCGTCGCGAGCACGGCGAGTGCGAGCGCGACGAGCGAGAACAGGATGAGGAACGTCGAGACGACGCTGACCATCGGGTCGAGTGCCTGCCGGATCTCCGTCCAGGCCAGGACGGGGATGGTCTGGGTGTTCGGCGTCGAGAGGAAAAGCGCCATCACGAACTCCTGGAGGCTGATGATAAAGGCGAGCAGGGCACCGACGAAGACGCCCTGTTTGACGTTCGGTAGGACGACGTGGACGAACGCCTGGACCGGTCCCGCGCCGAGGTCGTAGGCGGCGTCTAGCTGTTGCCAGTCGAACCGGCTGAACACCGATCGCATCACGAAGTAGACGAGCGGCGTCGCCCACAGCGTATGTGCCAGGATGAGCGTCGTGTACGACCCTCGAAGCCCGAGTTCGCTGAAGTACATCAACAGCGTGATTCCGAGGATCACCGGCGGGATCAACAGGGGGATCAGGACCAGTGGACCGACGACCGTTCCGATCGTACTTTCGTCGTCGAACTCCTGTCCGAACGCTGCCAGTACGCCGAGGACGGTTGCGAGCAACGCTGTCCCGACGCCGACGACGATGCTGCTCTCGAACGCTGTGAGCCAGCGAATGCTGCCGAAGAACTCGCTGTACCAGACCAGCGAGTAGCTCTCCGGCGGGAACGCAAGCCGGCCGGACGCCGCAAACGACGTCACGACGACGACCAGCAACGGGAGCAGTAGCAACGCGAACAACGCGGCGTAACCGACGCGGAACGCGGCGGTCTCGAGGGTTTCTCTATGCAAGGTCGAATTCACCTCCGAAGCGGTTGAGGACCGCGAAAATCACAGCAACGCAGACGAACATCAACAGGAGCATGACGACCGACAGCGCGGCTGCAAGCGAGTAGCGCATGTCGCCAAGCATCAGTTCTTCGGCGTGAACTGCGAACGTGATGTTGTTCGAGAGCAGATCCGGTGCCGCGTACGCTCCGACGCTCCAGGCGAAGGAGATCACCGCCGCGACGATGATGCCCGGCATCACCTGTGGCAACACGACTTCGAAGAACGACCGTGGTCGGCTCGCACCGAGGTCGCGTGCGGCCTCGACGATCCCCCAGTCCATCGTCGACAGCACGCTGTAGATCGCCAACACCGCGTACGGAAGGACGATGTACAGCTGGCCGACGACGGCGCCGACAGTCGCGGGGACGAACTGGATCGGCTCCGAGAGGACTCCAAGCGACAGGAGCATGTCGTTGACCGTCCCGCTCGGCGCCAACAGCGGATTAAACGCGTAGGTCCGGATGACCAGCGTCGTCAAAAGCGGCATGACGACCGACAGCAACAGCAGCGACTTGACGAGCCCGCTCGAGCGCCAGATGGCGTACGCGTAGAACAGCCCGATGACGACCGAGAGTATCGTCACGATCACGCCGAGCTGGAACGACTCGAAGATGACACTCAGGAGCAGGCCGTCGGTGAAGACTTCGACGTAGCTCTCGATCGACCAGGTTCCTTCGGCGTAGACGTGGTCTGTCGACCCTTCTGCGAAGCTGATCCGAAGCAGAATGAAAAACGGGACGACGAAGACCAGCAGTTCGAACGCGATAAGCGGCGCCATCAACAACAGCGCGCGGTTCGAACTCGAGAGTGTCGACAGACTCGGCACGGCGGCGCTGATCGACTGTGGGAGAGTGGTGTTCGTTTCCGTCATCGCTACAGGGTAACGCGCGTTCCGTCGGTGCGAAACGCGAGGACGTCGCTGCCGTTCCACTCGATACGGATGTCGTCGCCGACTGACAGCGACTCCTCCGTCGTGTCGGTGCGTTCGACGAAGATCGACGTGTCGCCGACGGAGACGGAGTACCGGACCGTCGAACCGCGATAGAGGACGTTGTCGATCGTCCCGATGGCGGCGTTTGCCGCGTCACCGTCGGCCAGCACCTGTCGCTGGCCGTCGTCAGCGGTCGTCCGCTCCATCGAGAGGATTTCAGGTCGCAGCGACAGCGTCAGCTCCGTTCCCTCGCTCAGGTCGTGGTCTCCGTCGGCCGGTATCGTTATCTCGCTGTCGAGTTTCGTCTCGACGACGACGCTGTCGGGTCCGACGGCGCTGACCGTCCCGTCGACGAAGTTCGTGTCGCCGAGGAACCCTTCGATGAACCGATTCCGGGGGTTCTCGTAGATCTCGTCGGGGTCGCCGACCTGAATCAACTGCCCTTCGTTCATGATCCCGATGCGGTCGGCCAGTGTGAACGCCTCGTCCTGGTCGTGGGTGACGTGGACGAACGTCTCCTCTAGGTCCTCGTGGATCTCCCGGAGTTCGATCTGCATGTCCTCCCGGAGCCGCTTGTCGAGGTTCGACAGCGGCTCGTCGAGCAACAGTACGTCGGGGTTGACAGCCAGCGAGCGGGCAAGCGCAACCCGCTGTTTCTGCCCGCCGCTCAGGTTGGTCGGGTCCTCGTCGCCGTAGCCACCCATCTGGACGCGCTCGAGCATCTCCTCGGCGCGCTCCTGGCGTTCTTCTTTCGACACGCCACGCATCTTCAGCCCGAACGCGACGTTCTCGAGCACCGTCTTGTGCGGGAACAGCGCCCAGTCTTGGAACACGGTGGAAGTGTTCCGGTCGTAGGCCGGCTGATGGGTGACGTCCTCGTCGTCGATTCGGATCGATCCAGCGGTTGGCGTCTCGAGGCCGGCGATCATCCGCAGCGTCGTCGACTTGCCGCTGCCGCTGGGCCCGAGCAGGCACAGCAGTTCGCCGTCCGCTATCTCGACCGAGACGTCTTCGACCGCGGTCGTCTCGCCGTACTGTTTCTCGAGTCCCTGCAGCGTGATTTCGGACATTGGTCTGGCTCGGTAGCGTTAGGACTGCTGTTGCATTCGCGAGAACTCGTCGGAGAGGTCGTCGCTGTACTCCGCGAGTTCGCTCCAGTCGGGGAATTCGACCGTCCGTGCTTCCTCGTCGGTCGTCGGCAGGTCTTCCTCGAGTTCGGCGGGGTACTCGATGTTCTCGTTGCTGAACATCATCGGGTGGTGCTGGGCCCACTCGGACTGGACGTCGGCGTCGAGCAGGAAGTCGATGAACTGCTCGGCCTCGTCCTGCATCTCGGTGCCGCGGACGACACACCAGTTGTTGATCCAGCCGGTGGTCTGCTCGGGCATCGTGTGGCTGAGCCCGTCGTAGTCGTCGATGTCGAAGGCCGTCTGGTCGTAGTACCACTGGGCGACGTCGATGACGCCGTTTTCGAAAGCCTGCCAGATGTGTTCGCCGGTGGACGCCCACTCTTCGACACCCCAGTTTTCGATCCGCTCGAGGACGTCGTCGTGGAGGTCCTCGTCGTAGATCTCGCCGGCACCGTCTTCTTCGTCCATACCGATCGCGGCGGCGTACATCGGGTACCACCAGAAGCCGGTGTCGATCCCGACGCCCTCGCTGTTCTGGACGGCGTCCGAAGAGAGGTCGGCCCACGTCTCCGGATCGACGTCAGCGTCGTCGCGATGGATGATGGTACACGGTGCGCCGTCGACGGGCATCCCGTACTCCGGATTGCGGATCTCCGTGAAGAAGTCCATGATCTCGTCGTAGTTCGAGATGTTGTCGACGTCGATCGGCTCGAACAGGTCGTCCTGGCGGCCGTAGTAGTAGAAGTTACCCTCGGCGACGGTGACGTCGAACGGCGGATCGTCCGCCGGCGCGTTCCGGATGTCCTCGAGCACCTCGTCCCAGCCACGACGGAGGTCGATCTCGACGTCGTGTTCCGATTCCCACTGCGGAACGAGGCCTTCCTCGAACCGGTCGGCGTAGTTACCGCTCCAGACCATCACCCGTAGTCGGTCCGTCGAATCGTCGTCGCCTGCGAGCATCTCCGCACAGCCCGCAAACGCGCTCACGGAACCGACGGCCGTCGTCGTCAACAGCCGTCGGCGGGAGGTCGCGGAACGGTCGTTCGATTTGGCACCTCTCTCGCTCGTCTCTGCATCCCGGTGGGGGTCTGCAGCCATCGTGCCCCGGTTCTACCCCGACACTTGCATAAAACGGTTGTGAATCTGCAAAGACATTTCTTTCGGGAGACACGAACGTCGAGATCGGCTGTGCGGCGGCTACTCCGGCCGATACAGTCGGCCAACCGTGAACTCAGTTGGCGTTTCGGTATTTCGCGTCAGCTCCTCTCTTCGGTTTTTGGCCTTCAGGTTGCCAGCAATCTATCAATTTTCACACATACAAGATAAACAATGGGATCCGGAACGGCGGGCAGAGAGCAAACCACGAGAGTCAGCTGGATCGACGACCGCAGCGAGAAGTACGCGTCAATCCCGAACGAAATCCGACGTCACTCGAGCGTCTCGGCCGGGTCGACGACTTCGCCCGTCGCAGGGTAGACCCCGACCTGGTCACAGCGATCGCCCATCGGACAGGCGTCGGGGTCCTCGAGACAGGCGGGTTTC containing:
- a CDS encoding ABC transporter permease is translated as MHRETLETAAFRVGYAALFALLLLPLLVVVVTSFAASGRLAFPPESYSLVWYSEFFGSIRWLTAFESSIVVGVGTALLATVLGVLAAFGQEFDDESTIGTVVGPLVLIPLLIPPVILGITLLMYFSELGLRGSYTTLILAHTLWATPLVYFVMRSVFSRFDWQQLDAAYDLGAGPVQAFVHVVLPNVKQGVFVGALLAFIISLQEFVMALFLSTPNTQTIPVLAWTEIRQALDPMVSVVSTFLILFSLVALALAVLATNLEWVSKQLS
- a CDS encoding ABC transporter permease, which translates into the protein MTETNTTLPQSISAAVPSLSTLSSSNRALLLMAPLIAFELLVFVVPFFILLRISFAEGSTDHVYAEGTWSIESYVEVFTDGLLLSVIFESFQLGVIVTILSVVIGLFYAYAIWRSSGLVKSLLLLSVVMPLLTTLVIRTYAFNPLLAPSGTVNDMLLSLGVLSEPIQFVPATVGAVVGQLYIVLPYAVLAIYSVLSTMDWGIVEAARDLGASRPRSFFEVVLPQVMPGIIVAAVISFAWSVGAYAAPDLLSNNITFAVHAEELMLGDMRYSLAAALSVVMLLLMFVCVAVIFAVLNRFGGEFDLA
- a CDS encoding ABC transporter ATP-binding protein, with translation MSEITLQGLEKQYGETTAVEDVSVEIADGELLCLLGPSGSGKSTTLRMIAGLETPTAGSIRIDDEDVTHQPAYDRNTSTVFQDWALFPHKTVLENVAFGLKMRGVSKEERQERAEEMLERVQMGGYGDEDPTNLSGGQKQRVALARSLAVNPDVLLLDEPLSNLDKRLREDMQIELREIHEDLEETFVHVTHDQDEAFTLADRIGIMNEGQLIQVGDPDEIYENPRNRFIEGFLGDTNFVDGTVSAVGPDSVVVETKLDSEITIPADGDHDLSEGTELTLSLRPEILSMERTTADDGQRQVLADGDAANAAIGTIDNVLYRGSTVRYSVSVGDTSIFVERTDTTEESLSVGDDIRIEWNGSDVLAFRTDGTRVTL
- a CDS encoding ABC transporter substrate-binding protein; translation: MAADPHRDAETSERGAKSNDRSATSRRRLLTTTAVGSVSAFAGCAEMLAGDDDSTDRLRVMVWSGNYADRFEEGLVPQWESEHDVEIDLRRGWDEVLEDIRNAPADDPPFDVTVAEGNFYYYGRQDDLFEPIDVDNISNYDEIMDFFTEIRNPEYGMPVDGAPCTIIHRDDADVDPETWADLSSDAVQNSEGVGIDTGFWWYPMYAAAIGMDEEDGAGEIYDEDLHDDVLERIENWGVEEWASTGEHIWQAFENGVIDVAQWYYDQTAFDIDDYDGLSHTMPEQTTGWINNWCVVRGTEMQDEAEQFIDFLLDADVQSEWAQHHPMMFSNENIEYPAELEEDLPTTDEEARTVEFPDWSELAEYSDDLSDEFSRMQQQS